In the Malus domestica chromosome 16, GDT2T_hap1 genome, one interval contains:
- the LOC103402850 gene encoding cell division topological specificity factor homolog, chloroplastic, with product MAIFGDLRVTATLTSHSMHSLRTLLPNSKVDFASFPNGGSCVSEIMPKWPSMSFDRRNIRQHSRRLAGDFQLSSNSSSQDSEGFLLNAINMSFFDRLNLAWKILFPSPTSRRSSNANIAKQRLKMILFSDRCAVSDEAKRLIVNNIVHALSDFVEIESRDQVQLSVSADTDVGTIYSVTVPVRRVKPEYQIGDETGTITNIEYKDTGDSSGSVDVKFDFFIPD from the exons atggcgATTTTTGGGGATCTGAGGGTCACGGCCACGCTGACTTCTCACTCGATGCACTCTCTCCGAACCCTTTTGCCCAATTCAAAG GTAGACTTTGCTAGCTTTCCAAATGGAGGGTCTTGCGTTTCTGAGATTATGCCAAAGTGGCCCAGTATGTCATTTGATAGACGTAATATTCGTCAACATTCCAGGCGGTTGGCTGGAGATTTTCAATTGTCATCAAACTCAAGTAGCCAAGATTCTGAGGGCTTCCTCCTCAATGCCATCAACATGAGTTTCTTTGACCGTTTAAACTTGGCTTGGAAGATACTATTCCCGTCTCCGACATCTAGAAGGAGCTCTAATGCTAACATTGCCAAGCAGCGCTTGAAGATGATCCTATTCTCTGACCGATGCGCAGTTAGTGATGAGGCTAAAAGATTGATTGTCAACAACATTGTGCATGCTCTGTCAGATTTCGTTGAGATAGAATCGCGAGACCAAGTTCAGCTGAGTGTGTCTGCCGATACTGATGTGGGAACCATTTACTCCGTCACGGTACCTGTAAGACGGGTTAAGCCAGAATACCAGATTGGAGACGAGACTGGAACAATAACCAATATCGAGTACAAAGATACCGGTGACAGTTCTGGTTCtgttgatgtcaaatttgattttttcaTCCCTGACTAA
- the LOC103402849 gene encoding mitotic checkpoint protein BUB3.3: MSGAPLKFENPIRDAISRIRFAPKSDNLLISSWDSSLRLYDVGSSQLRLEAPSEAALLDCCFQDESVAFAAGSDGVIRRYDLHSGIHDSIGNHDDMSTCVGYSEETSQLITAGLDRKILSWDTRTEKGFVFASNLDSEVMSMSLSGLDMMVAIGSSIYVYDLRNPEKPIQSKDSHMDVKIVCVSSIPYAKGFAVGSIDGRVALEISCPSSSDDIRYMFRCHPKSTNKRYHLESVNDIVFNPLMYGAFVTGDNDGYVTAWDAKSKKRLFQLPRYPNSVASLSYNHRGQLLAVASSYTYQEANEIEELPQVFVHEVGNDNMKSVSVGSSSRN, from the exons ATGAGCGGAGCTCCTTTGAAGTTCGAAAACCCGATCCGAGATGCAATTTCCAGAATCCGATTCGCCCCGAAATCCGACAACCTCCTCATCTCCTCTTGGGACTCT AGCTTGAGATTGTACGACGTCGGAAGCTCACAGCTCAGATTAGAAGCTCCGTCGGAAGCGGCGCTCCTCGATTGCTGTTTCCAGGACGAGTCCGTCGCGTTTGCTGCCGGTTCTGATGGCGTCATCAGAAG GTACGATTTACATTCTGGAATTCATGATTCGATTGGGAATCACGATGACATGTCGACATGCGTTGGATATTCGGAAGAAACCA GCCAACTAATCACTGCTGGTTTGGACAGGAAGATATTGTCTTGGGACACGCGTACGGAGAAGGGTTTTGTGTTTGCAAGTAATCTCGATTCGGAGGTGATGTCCATGTCACTCTCAGGTCTTGATATGATGGTAGCCATTGGATCATCAATATATGTGTATGATTTGCGAAACCCAGAAAAGCCAATTCAATCAAAAGATTCACATATGGATGTTAAGATTGTATGTGTTAGCTCAATTCCATATGCTAAAG GATTTGCAGTTGGCTCGATAGATGGACGTGTAGCACTGGAGATTTCCTGTCCGTCTAGTTCAGATGACATCAG ATATATGTTCCGGTGTCATCCGAAGTCAACTAATAAGAGATATCACCTAGAATCGGTGAATGACATTGTATTCAATCCACT CATGTACGGCGCCTTTGTTACGGGTGACAACGATGGTTATGTTACTGCATGGGATGCTAAAAGCAAGAAGAGGCTATTTCAg TTGCCTAGATACCCAAATAGTGTGGCATCCCTATCGTACAACCACAGGGGACAACTTCTGGCTGTTGCATCAAGCTACACATATCAAGAAGCTAATGAAAT AGAAGAGCTTCCTCAGGTATTCGTTCATGAAGTTGGCAATGACAACATGAAATCAGTATCTGTTGGAAGTTCGAGCAGGAACTAA
- the LOC139192675 gene encoding probable protein S-acyltransferase 22 — protein sequence MRKHGWQLPYHPLQVVAVAVFLALAFAFYVFFAPFVGRKIFQYIVMGLYTPLITCVFGLYIWCAAADPADPRVFRSKKYLNIPADEKHTRTKDSKLCGESTSSMNDANAAGKPLDKDVLGKDGTSKMSSSDGGKSPSEHTSCFLLACSPCAYVCNCSGSSEESLQQSEDGMFYCSLCEVEVYKYSKHCRVCDKCVDQFDHHCRWLNNCIGKRNYRQFFTLMVTSLLLLILQWSTGIFVLICCIIKRKQFSVDISSKLGSSFTLVPFIIVVAVCSLLAMIATLPLVQLFFFHILLIKKGISTYDYIIALREQEQEQQGVGGQQSAQMSPASSLTGLSSASSFNTFHRGAWCTPPRLFLEDQFDVVPPETGSVSSYGKKMVGEGPVKKKNAPVKISPWTLARLNAEEVSKAAAEARKKSKILQPVRRDAPFVLERDSSFGSGGRRMVPRPDNNRRRATKRVRLPADLPMEAITKGSAKAVDKGFTETSTSLAPLQLEARSAFQTSRAMSSSTGIVASSPDSSLDSPDIHPFRVSSSGAEEARRLTGLPGAIAAGQREIPLSRSTSDGYEGYEASGGEDSDRVPTRIVQRSTNWSNLLFGSDQDERFVKLNASSSSGPANTRKL from the exons ATGAGGAAGCATGGATGGCAGCTTCCTTACCATCCTCTCCAG GTGGTGGCTGTTGCCGTATTTCTGGCGCTGGCCTTTGCCTTCTATGTGTTCTTTGCTCCTTTTGTTGGAAGGAAGATTTTTCAGTATATTGTGATGGGACTCTACACTCCTCTT atTACATGTGTCTTCGGCCTATATATATGGTGCGCAGCTGCTGATCCGGCAGATCCACGAGTTTTTCGGTCTAAAAAATATCTCAACATTCCAGCCGATGAAAAACATACAAGAACAAAAGATTCTAAACTATGTGGGGAATCAACATCATCAATGAATGATGCTAATGCAGCTGGAAAACCTTTGGATAAGGATGTTCTGGGCAAAGATGGGACTTCTAAAATGTCCAGCAGTGATGGTGGAAAGAGTCCATCAGAACATACATCTTGCTTTCTACTAGCTTGCTCTCCATGTGCTTATGTGTGCAATTGCTCCGGTTCAAGTGAGGAGTCTCTGCAACAAAGTGAAGACGGCATGTTCTATTGCAGTTTATGTGAAGTTGAG GTTTACAAGTACAGCAAGCACTGCAGAGTTTGTGACAAATGCGTAGACCAGTTTGATCATCACTGCAGG TGGCTTAATAACTGTATTGGCAAAAGGAATTACCGACAATTTTTCACCCTTATGGTTACTTCTCTCCTCTTG CTTATTTTACAATGGTCAACTGGAATCTTCGTGCTTATCTGCTGTATTATCAAGAGGAAGCAGTTCTCTGTGGATATTTCATCCAAGTTGGGAAGCAGTTTCACTTTGGTGCCTTTCATCATTGTGGTG GCAGTGTGCAGCCTTTTGGCTATGATTGCAACCCTTCCACTTGTAcagcttttcttttttcatatcCTCCTTATAAAGAAG GGAATCAGCACATATGATTACATCATCGCTTTGAGGGAGCAGGAGCAAGAGCAACAAGGAGTTGGAGGTCAGCAGAGTGCTCAAATGTCTCCTGCTAGCTCACTTACTGGATTAAGTAGTGCAAGCTCCTTTAATACTTTCCACCGTGGCGCATGGTGTACACCTCCACGACTTTTCCTAGAAGATCAG TTTGATGTTGTACCCCCAGAGACCGGATCTGTCAGTTCATACGGAAAAAAGATGGTGGGAGAGGGACCAGTTAAGAAGAAGAATGCACCAGTAAAGATAAGTCCGTGGACTCTGGCAAGATTAAACGCCGAAGAGGTATCAAAAGCTGCAGCAGAGGCAAGAAAGAAGTCCAAGATCCTGCAGCCTGTGAGACGGGATGCTCCTTTTGTACTAGAAAGAGACAGCAGCTTTGGCAGCGGTGGGCGCAGAATGGTTCCACGCCCTGACAATAATAGAAGGCGGGCTACTAAGCGGGTGCGACTCCCAGCTGACCTTCCCATGGAGGCTATAACGAAGGGTTCAGCTAAAGCTGTTGACAAGGGCTTTACTGAGACATCGACTAGTTTGGCCCCCCTTCAGCttgaagctcggagtgctttcCAAACAAGCCGAGCTATGTCAAGCTCCACAGGGATTGTTGCTTCTTCTCCCGATAGCAGCTTAGACTCACCTGACATCCATCCCTTCCGGGTGTCATCATCAGGAGCTGAAGAGGCAAGGCGGCTTACAGGTCTGCCTGGTGCTATTGCAGCTGGTCAGAGGGAAATACCACTATCAAGGTCAACCAGTGATGGTTACGAAGGGTATGAAGCATCGGGTGGAGAAGACAGCGACAGGGTTCCTACT
- the LOC103416504 gene encoding probable WRKY transcription factor 3 encodes MADNQGQPPGPLPPGSSQPSKPAATHDPPRPTITLPPRTSFESIFSSGAGGNTGPGLGMGFSPGPMTLVSNFFSDGDDCKSFSQLLAGAMTSPSPREPGFPQLEKRNSGDNDGGSEFRFKQNRPPPMFSVPTPSGFLDSPGIFSPGQGPFGMTHQQALAQVTAQAAALSPSFFNFSTEFSTTFSTAPATSLTQPPSLPSDTMPPQEIPSGTPDSAVATKESSDIALSDQRSQPSSFAVDKPNDDGYNWRKYGQKQVKGSEFPRSYYKCTHPNCPVKKKVERSVDGQITEIIYKGEHNHERPQSKRGKDPNANSQANSDLALQVHGGNSNKSKDGTGPYSMSKKRQESSQATHDNLSGTSDSEEVGDAETRVGEKDEDQPDTKRRNTEVRPELAPASAHRTVTEPRIIVQTTSEVDLLDDGYRWRKYGQKVVKGNPYPRSYYKCTFPACNVRKHIERASTDPKAVITTYEGKHNHDVPASKTSGHYTGNNNASNLRSVNPGTGKMDKIDLRNKDQQPIASLRLKEEQIT; translated from the exons ATGGCCGACAACCAAGGGCAACCGCCGGGCCCCCTGCCGCCAGGATCATCGCAACCGTCGAAGCCCGCAGCGACGCATGATCCTCCTCGCCCCACGATTACTCTCCCGCCGCGCACCTCTTTCGAATCAATCTTCAGCTCCGGCGCCGGCGGGAATACTGGCCCGGGTCTGGGCATGGGCTTCAGCCCCGGGCCCATGACTCtcgtctccaacttcttctccGACGGTGACGACTGCAAGTCCTTCTCCCAGCTGCTCGCCGGAGCCATGACGTCTCCATCCCCGAGGGAGCCGGGGTTCCCGCAGCTAGAAAAGCGAAATTCCGGCGATAACGATGGCGGCTCGGAATTCCGGTTCAAGCAGAACAGACCGCCGCCGATGTTTTCGGTCCCGACGCCGTCCGGGTTTCTCGACTCGCCGGGTATCTTCTCACCCGGCCAG GGACCCTTTGGGATGACACACCAGCAGGCGCTAGCACAGGTCACGGCTCAGGCTGCTGCACTCTCACCATCCTTTTTCAATTTCTCAACCGAGTTTTCAACGACTTTCTCGACAGCACCCGCCACATCGTTGACACAGCCTCCATCCCTTCCTTCCGATACAATGCCACCCCAAGAGATACCGTCGGGAACACCCGACTCTGCCGTTGCCACTAAAGAATCATCCGACATTGCCCTTTCGGATCAGAGATCCCAACCGTCTTCATTTGCCGTCGATAAGCCTAATGACGATGGTTACAATTGGCGGAAGTATGGGCAAAAGCAGGTCAAGGGTAGTGAGTTTCCTCGGAGTTATTACAAGTGCACGCATCCAAATTGTCCGGTAAAGAAGAAGGTTGAACGCTCGGTTGATGGACAAATAACTGAAATTATTTACAAGGGCGAGCATAACCATGAACGTCCTCAGTCCAAGCGTGGAAAGGATCCGAATGCAAATAGTCAGGCGAATTCCGACTTGGCTTTGCAAGTTCATGGTGGAAATTCGAACAAATCAAAAGACGGGACAGGTCCTTATTCAATGTCTAAGAAGCGTCAGGAATCCAGCCAAGCAACACATGATAATTTATCCGGGACAAGTGACAGCGAGGAAGTAGGAGATGCTGAAACCAGAGTAGGTGAGAAAGATGAAGATCAACCTGACACCAAGAGAAG AAATACAGAGGTCAGGCCAGAACTGGCGCCAGCTTCTGCACATCGGACTGTGACAGAGCCTAGAATCATAGTGCAGACAACCAGTGAAGTCGATCTCTTAGACGATGGCTACAGGTGGCGAAAGTATGGGCAGAAAGTCGTCAAAGGAAATCCCTATCCACG GAGCTATTACAAATGCACATTCCCTGCATGCAATGTCCGTAAGCACATAGAGAGAGCCTCTACAGATCCTAAAGCTGTCATAACGACATATGAGGGAAAACATAATCATGATGTACCAGCTTCTAAAACAAGCGGCCACTACACAGGCAACAACAACGCATCAAATCTAAGATCAGTCAATCCAGGAACTGGGAAGATGGACAAGATCGATCTTAGAAACAAGGACCAGCAGCCTATAGCAAGTTTACGTTTAAAAGAAGAACAAATAACATAG
- the LOC103416505 gene encoding protein ENHANCED DISEASE RESISTANCE 2-like, translating to MGVCVSKPNETINPHQKKVHRLGKRRSKGKKTKKVASVAIPDAPKRRSVSEFVHLDFEKGAATTCKRSEVSNGTYHLTQLQWNHSQIDANGGKGPGEAWFDSLSILESDSEDDFCSVHGDGFPLAGNIPNAQLLQYESASCIVDNGCKYEGFYESYLKIDGNARHSVEKTQVSFNDKSQKNPAVIMFYKRKSVDDSERNGASDQKYLFRPRAGLRIPCSTEEKSAPGSWSPVPPSVFKLRGENYFKDKQKYPAANCSSYVPIGVDLFICPRKRDHIAQHLELPYVKPHDKVPSLLIVNIQLPTYPTTMFLGDSDGEGMSLVLYFKVNENFEKEISSQFQDSIMKFIEDETEKVKGFAKESLVPFRERLKIMAGLVNPDDLQLSSTERKLIHAYNDKPVLSRPQHNFFRGPNYFEIDLDIHRFSYISRKGLESFRDRLKNGVLDLGLTIQAQKQEELPEQVLCCLRLNKIDFVNHGQIPTLVTMDD from the exons ATGGGCGTCTGTGTCTCAAAACCAAATGAAACTATCAACCCTCATCAGAAAAAGGTCCACAGACTCGGCAAGCGCCGGAGTAAggggaagaagacgaagaaggtTGCTTCCGTCGCCATCCCTGATGCGCCCAAAAGACGGTCTGTGAGTGAGTTTGTGCATCTTGACTTTGAGAAAGGTGCTGCAACCACCTGCAAGAGATCTGAGGTTTCTAATGGAACATATCATCTCACTCAGCTTCAGTGGAACCACAGTCAAATTGATGCAAATGGCG GGAAAGGCCCAGGAGAAGCATGGTTTGACTCACTAAGCATTCTGGAATCTGATTCAGAAGATGATTTCTGCAGTGTGCATGGAG ATGGGTTTCCTTTAGCAGGGAACATCCCAAATGCTCAATTGCTGCAGTATGAAAGTGCATCATGCATCGTAGATAATGGATGTAAGTACGAAGGGTTCTACGAAAGTTATCTAAAAATAGATGGAAATGCACGCCATTCTGTTGAGAAAACCCAAGTGAGTTTCAACGACAAGAGTCAGAAGAACCCGGCGGTGATCATGTTTTATAAGAGGAAGTCGGTTGACGACAGCGAAAGGAACG GTGCGTCCGATCAGAAGTACTTATTCCGTCCAAGAGCAGGACTTCGAATCCCTTGCTCGACTGAAGAGAAGTCAGCTCCGGGATCCTGGTCTCCAGTTCCACCTTCAGTATTCAAGCTCCGTGGCGAGAATTATTTCAA GGATAAACAGAAGTACCCTGCTGCAAACTGCAGCTCGTACGTACCAATTGGTGTCGATTTGTTCATCTGTCCCCGAAAGAGAGATCACATTGCTCAGCATCTTGAGCTTCCTTATGTAAAACCACATGACAAAGTTCCTTCCCTCCTCATTGTTAACATACAg TTGCCTACTTATCCTACAACAATGTTCCTCGGCGATTCAGATGGGGAAGGCATGAGTCTTGTGCTATATTTCAAAGTGAATGAAAACTTCGAAAAAGAGATATCATCTCAGTTTCAAGACAGCATCATG AAATTCATTGAGGATGAGACCGAGAAGGTGAAGGGGTTTGCAAAGGAGTCTCTGGTTCCTTTCAGGGAAAGGCTAAAGATCATGGCTGGATTGGTCAATCCAGATGATCTCCAGTTGAGTTCTACTGAAAGAAAGCTCATACATGCTTACAACGATAAGCCGGTGCTTTCACGCCCCCAACATAATTTCTTCAGG GGACCTAATTACTTTGAGATTGACCTGGATATACATAGGTTTAGCTACATATCCAGGAAAGGACTTGAATCATTCAGAGACCGTTTGAAGAATGGGGTACTTGATTTGGGATTGACAATCCAA GCACAAAAACAAGAGGAACTGCCAGAGCAAGTCCTGTGCTGTTTACGCTTGAACAAGATTGATTTCGTGAACCACGGTCAAATTCCGACTCTCGTAACTATGGACGATTAA
- the LOC103416502 gene encoding eukaryotic translation initiation factor 5A-2: MSDEEHHFESKADAGASKTYPQQAGTIRKNGYIVIKARPCKVVEVSTSKTGKHGHAKCHFVGIDIFTAKKLEDIVPSSHNCDVPHVNRTDYQLIDISEDGFVSLLTENGNTKDDLRLPTDDSLLTQIKDGFAEGKDLVVSVMSAMGEEQICALKDIGPK, translated from the exons ATGTCGGACGAGGAGCACCACTTCGAATCCAAGGCCGACGCCGGAGCTTCCAAGACCTACCCTCAACAGGCCGGCACCATCCGCAAGAACGGTTACATTGTCATCAAAGCCAGGCCATGCAAG GTTGTGGAAGTTTCCACCTCCAAGACTGGAAAGCACGGTCATGCTAAGTGCCACTTTGTCGGTATCGACATCTTCACTGCCAAGAAGCTTGAGGATATTGTTCCATCTTCCCACAATTGTGAT GTTCCACATGTCAACCGTACCGACTACCAGCTGATCGATATCTCTGAGGATGGATTT GTGAGTCTGCTGACTGAGAATGGTAACACCAAGGATGACCTGAGGCTTCCAACCGATGACAGTCTGCTTACGCAG ATCAAGGATGGGTTTGCAGAGGGGAAGGATCTGGTTGTTTCTGTCATGTCTGCGATGGGAGAGGAGCAGATTTGCGCCCTCAAGGACATTGGTCCTAAATAG